The Salvia splendens isolate huo1 chromosome 21, SspV2, whole genome shotgun sequence genome includes a window with the following:
- the LOC121784951 gene encoding uncharacterized protein LOC121784951 has protein sequence MEPLLERMCIDAATESADAVDKWRRQRRTLQRMPSHLAEALLRRLLQRRLLYPSLLEVFKYTVEDVDLSGESFVDAEWMAYLGAFHYLNSLILADCHKINNAALWYITGMPTLKEMDLSRCSKITDAGIQHLLSLPALEKLRISETGVTADGVIILASLSHLLLLDLGGLPVTDSALNSLQTLTKLQGLDLWGSEVSNESVTTLKMFRNLSFLNLAWTKVTMLPYLPSLTCLNMSRCTISSLFEGEGQKPRLEKVNFSGATIHNTSEAFKYVETSRLSLLDISNSALQSYSFLSSMNAMTNLDLSDSGLVDDGSVEHIARIGATLKKLNLSDTKVSVEGINALAGNVPNLETLLLSGTPIDDTAIHFLSMMPALKVINLSRTHVKGLMQLGGAHDEVPSFSALESLSHLETLDLELLHIKDLALRPLANMSRLSHLTLRSVSLTNESLYHISSAKKLVHLGLRDTVVTDTGLEAFAPPPALEILDLRGCWLLSKEFVSRFCQMHPQLEVRHDLFETLYKRKEHSTPSRATTRTPKGKNKQGSSSAPPQYFVVDQRLKYSREELLSLRISS, from the exons ATGGAGCCTTTATTGGAGCGCATGTGCATCGACGCGGCAACTGAGAGCGCCGATGCCGTCGACAAGTGGCGAAGGCAGCGGCGAACGCTTCAGCGCATGCCGTCTCATCTCGCTGAGGCTCtcctccgccgcctcctccaGCGCCGTTTGCTTTATCCCTCGCTGCTCGA AGTTTTCAAATACACAGTGGAGGATGTCGACCTAAGTGGTGAAAGCTTTGTGGATGCTGAGTGGATGGCATACTTAGGAGCATTCCACTATCTCAATTCTTTGATTTTGGCAGACTGCCATAAGATCAATAATGCAGCTCTTTGGTATATAACAG GCATGCCAACTTTAAAGGAGATGGATCTTTCAAGATGCTCTAAGATAACAGATGCTGGAATACAACATCTATTATCACTTCCAGCCCTTGAGAAATTACGGATCTCTGAAACAGGTGTTACTGCAGATGGTGTAATAATTCTCGCTTCACTGAGTCACTTATTGCTGTTGGACCTGGGTGGTTTACCTGTCACTGATTCAGCTTTGAATTCTCTTCAG ACTCTCACGAAGTTGCAAGGTTTAGACCTTTGGGGGAGTGAAGTATCTAATGAAAGTGTGACGACACTCAAAATGTTCCGAAATTTGAGTTTCTTAAACCTAGCTTGGACCAAAGTCACAATGTTGCCATATTTGCCCTCCCTTACATGCCTAAACATGAGTAGGTGCACTATAAGTTCTCTATTTGAAGGAGAGGGCCAGAAACCTCGTCTGGAGAAAGTAAATTTTTCTGGAGCTACAATTCATAACACTTCAGAAGCCTTCAAATATGTTGAAACCAGTAGACTTTCTTTGTTAGACATATCCAACTCTGCGCTTCAGTCTTATAGCTTTTTGTCTTCCATGAATGCAATGACTAATTTGGACCTGAGCGATAGTGGACTGGTTGACGACGGTTCAGTCGAACACATTGCACGCATAGGAGCAAcgttaaaaaaattgaatctcaGCGATACAAAAGTAAGTGTGGAAGGCATTAATGCATTAGCTGGCAATGTTCCAAACCTCGAGACTCTATTGCTGTCTGGCACTCCCATTGATGACACAGCTATACATTTTTTAAGCATGATGCCTGCACTCAAAGTTATCAACCTCAGCAGAACACATGTGAAAG GATTAATGCAATTGGGCGGTGCACATGATGAGGTCCCGTCATTTTCTGCACTAGAAAGCCTCAGTCATCTCGAAACCCTGGATTTGGAGCTATTGCATATTAAGGATCTCGCACTGCGCCCTCTGGCAAACATGAGCAGATTGAGTCATTTAACTCTGCGAAGCGTCTCCCTCACAAACGAATCATTATATCACATCTCGTCAGCTAAAAAGTTGGTACATCTTGGTCTTCGAGATACAGTGGTGACGGATACTGGACTTGAAGCATTCGCTCCTCCCCCAGCCCTGGAAATTCTTGATCTCAGGGGCTGCTGGCTATTATCAAAGGAGTTTGTTTCACGCTTCTGCCAAATGCATCCTCAACTTGAAGTAAGGCACGATTTATTTGAGACGCTTTACAAGAGAAAGGAGCACTCAACTCCGTCACGAGCAACTACTAGGACCCCGAAAGGCAAGAACAAGCAGGGGAGTTCGTCTGCGCCACCCCAATATTTTGTAGTAG ATCAAAGATTAAAATACAGCAGAGAAGAATTACTAAGCCTCCGAATTTCGTCATGA
- the LOC121784503 gene encoding mitochondrial inner membrane protein OXA1-like, with protein sequence MALTLLVRMELDPIRYVQPDMKSRTMAARAAVIYLGAVAAGFPTAIYYSWITSNLFSIAYGTVVIHPRVQKLLGISLEIPYSARK encoded by the exons ATGGCTTTGACACTTTTGGTTAGAATGGAA TTGGATCCAATACGATATGTGCAACCGGACATGAAATCTCGTACAATGGCAGCTCGTGCTGCGGTAATATACCTTGGCGCTGTTGCTGCAGGATTCCCCACG GCTATATACTATTCTTGGATCACCTCTAACCTCTTTTCAATAGCATATGGAACTG TTGTGATTCACCCTCGAGTTCAGAAATTGTTGGGGATATCATTGGAGATACCTTATTCAGCTAGAAAATAG
- the LOC121784947 gene encoding long chain acyl-CoA synthetase 4-like isoform X1: MAKDKYIVEVEPGKPAKDGKPSTGPVYRSIFAKDGFPAPIPGLDSCWDIFRLSVEKYPNNKMLGRREIVNGKPGKYLWMTYREVYTIVVKIGNSIRSIGIEQGGRCGIYGANSPEWIMSMEACNAHGLYCVPLYDTLGAGAIEFIICHAEVTLAFVEEKKISELLKTFPGAANYLKTIVSFGKATPQQKEEAEKYGVTMYSWDEFLSLGSNKDFELPVKKKSDICTIMYTSGTTGDPKGVMISNNSIVTLIAGVKRLLESVNESLTINDVYLSYLPLAHIFDRVIEECFINHGASIGFWRGDVKLLTEDIVELKPTIFCAVPRVLDRIYSGLQQRISAGGFIKKTMFNLAYSLKLRHMKKGHKHAEAAPLCDKVVFSKVKQGLGGNVRLILSGAAPLASHVEEYLRVVTCSYVLQGYGLTETCAGTFVSIPDELNMLGTVGPPVPNVDVCLESVPEMGYDALSNKPRGEVCVRGDTLFSGYYKREDLTKEVFVDGWFHTGYYRNDHMGLVSSPNFVFLFPEILFFVGDVGEWQADGSLKIIDRKKNIFKLSQGEYVAVENLENIYGLVSAIDSIWVYGNSFESCLVAVINPSKQAVEEWAAQNGESGDFETLCENPKVKQYFVGELARIGKEKKLKGFEFIKAVHLDPVPFDLERGLITPTFKIKRPQMLKYYQNAVDDMYKSLK; the protein is encoded by the exons ATGGCGAAGGACAAGTATATCGTGGAAGTTGAGCCAGGGAAGCCTGCCAAGGACGGAAAGCCGTCGACCGGACCGGTTTATCGGAGCATTTTTGCTAAGGATGGTTTTCCGGCTCCGATTCCCGGACTTGACAGCTGCTGGGATATTTTCCG TTTGTCGGTAGAAAAATATCCCAATAACAAGATGCTTGGTCGCCGTGAAATTGTCAATGGGAAG CCAGGTAAATACTTATGGATGACTTACAGAGAGGTGTACACCATAGTTGTTAAAATTGGTAACTCCATCCGCAGTATTGGCATCGAGCAA GGAGGACGTTGTGGAATCTATGGTGCCAATTCACCTGAGTGGATTATGAGTATGGAG GCATGTAATGCTCATGGACTCTATTGTGTCCCTCTGTATGACACGTTAG GGGCTGGGGCAATTGAGTTCATCATCTGTCATGCTGAAGTCACACTagcctttgtagaagagaaaaagatCTCCGAG CTTTTGAAAACATTTCCAGGTGCAGCAAATTACTTGAAAA CAATTGTAAGCTTTGGGAAGGCTACTCCTCAACAGAAGGAAGAAGCTGAAAAATATGGGGTGACTATGTATTCTTGGGATGAATTTTTGTCACTG GGATCAAATAAGGACTTTGAACTTCCAGTGAAAAAGAAAAGCGACATTTGCACTATAATGTATACTAGTGGTACCACTGGAGACCCCAAGGGAGTCATGATTTCTAACAACAGCATTGTCACTTTGATAGCTGGAGTAAAACGCTTATTAGAGAGTGTCAATGAATCG TTGACCATAAATGATGTGTATCTATCATACCTTCCATTGGCCCATATCTTTGATCGTGTTATTGAAGAGTGTTTCATTaatcatggggcttcaattggaTTTTGGCGTGGG GATGTAAAGTTATTAACTGAAGATATAGTGGAGCTTAAGCCAACAATTTTCTGCGCAGTTCCCCGCGTATTAGATAGAATTTATTCAG GTTTGCAACAGAGGATATCCGCAGGGggtttcattaaaaaaaccatgtTTAATCTTGCTTACTCTCT GAAACTACGTCATATGAAAAAGGGTCATAAGCATGCTGAGGCAGCTCCACTGTGTGACAAAGTTGTCTTCAGCaag GTAAAGCAAGGTCTTGGGGGTAATGTAAGGCTTATCTTATCCGGAGCAGCACCTCTTGCCTCCCATGTAGAAGAGTATCTGAGAGTTGTGACATGCTCTTATGTTCTTCAGGGATACG GCTTGACGGAAACTTGTGCTGGTACATTTGTTTCAATACCGGATGAGTTGAATATGCTGGGCACAGTGGGACCTCCAGTGCCTAATGTGGATGTTTGTCTGGAATCTGTTCCTGAAATGGGATACGATGCACTTTCGAACAAACCACGTGGAGAAGTGTGTGTAAGGGGGGATACCCTGTTTTCTGGGTACTACAAACGCGAAGACCTAACCAAAGAAGTCTTTGTTGACGGCTGGTTTCACACAGGTTACTATCGCAATGATCATATGGGATTGGTCTCAAGtcctaattttgttttcttattccCAGAAATCTTGTTTTTTGTAGGTGATGTTGGTGAATGGCAGGCAGATGGCAGCTTGAAAATTATTGATCGTAAGAAGAACATTTTCAAACTCTCACAAGGAGAATATGTTGCAGTAGAGAACTTGGAAAACATCTATGGTCTAGTTTCTGCCATCGACTCG ATATGGGTGTACGGGAACAGCTTCGAGTCTTGCCTTGTTGCTGTAATAAACCCAAGCAAACAAGCAGTGGAGGAATGGGCTGCACAGAATGGTGAATCAGGGGACTTCGAGACCCTCTGTGAAAATCCCAAAGTAAAGCAATACTTTGTTGGAGAGCTTGCAAGGattggaaaagaaaaaaag TTGAAGGGTTTTGAATTCATCAAAGCTGTCCACCTTGATCCAGTTCCATTCGACTTGGAACGAGGCCTTATCACGCCAACGTTCAAGATTAAAAGACCCCAGATGCTCAAGTACTACCAG AATGCTGTTGACGACATGTACAAGAGCTTGAAATAA
- the LOC121784947 gene encoding long chain acyl-CoA synthetase 4-like isoform X2, whose amino-acid sequence MAKDKYIVEVEPGKPAKDGKPSTGPVYRSIFAKDGFPAPIPGLDSCWDIFRLSVEKYPNNKMLGRREIVNGKPGKYLWMTYREVYTIVVKIGNSIRSIGIEQGGRCGIYGANSPEWIMSMEACNAHGLYCVPLYDTLGAGAIEFIICHAEVTLAFVEEKKISELLKTFPGAANYLKTIVSFGKATPQQKEEAEKYGVTMYSWDEFLSLGSNKDFELPVKKKSDICTIMYTSGTTGDPKGVMISNNSIVTLIAGVKRLLESVNESLTINDVYLSYLPLAHIFDRVIEECFINHGASIGFWRGDVKLLTEDIVELKPTIFCAVPRVLDRIYSGLQQRISAGGFIKKTMFNLAYSLKLRHMKKGHKHAEAAPLCDKVVFSKVKQGLGGNVRLILSGAAPLASHVEEYLRVVTCSYVLQGYGLTETCAGTFVSIPDELNMLGTVGPPVPNVDVCLESVPEMGYDALSNKPRGEVCVRGDTLFSGYYKREDLTKEVFVDGWFHTGDVGEWQADGSLKIIDRKKNIFKLSQGEYVAVENLENIYGLVSAIDSIWVYGNSFESCLVAVINPSKQAVEEWAAQNGESGDFETLCENPKVKQYFVGELARIGKEKKLKGFEFIKAVHLDPVPFDLERGLITPTFKIKRPQMLKYYQNAVDDMYKSLK is encoded by the exons ATGGCGAAGGACAAGTATATCGTGGAAGTTGAGCCAGGGAAGCCTGCCAAGGACGGAAAGCCGTCGACCGGACCGGTTTATCGGAGCATTTTTGCTAAGGATGGTTTTCCGGCTCCGATTCCCGGACTTGACAGCTGCTGGGATATTTTCCG TTTGTCGGTAGAAAAATATCCCAATAACAAGATGCTTGGTCGCCGTGAAATTGTCAATGGGAAG CCAGGTAAATACTTATGGATGACTTACAGAGAGGTGTACACCATAGTTGTTAAAATTGGTAACTCCATCCGCAGTATTGGCATCGAGCAA GGAGGACGTTGTGGAATCTATGGTGCCAATTCACCTGAGTGGATTATGAGTATGGAG GCATGTAATGCTCATGGACTCTATTGTGTCCCTCTGTATGACACGTTAG GGGCTGGGGCAATTGAGTTCATCATCTGTCATGCTGAAGTCACACTagcctttgtagaagagaaaaagatCTCCGAG CTTTTGAAAACATTTCCAGGTGCAGCAAATTACTTGAAAA CAATTGTAAGCTTTGGGAAGGCTACTCCTCAACAGAAGGAAGAAGCTGAAAAATATGGGGTGACTATGTATTCTTGGGATGAATTTTTGTCACTG GGATCAAATAAGGACTTTGAACTTCCAGTGAAAAAGAAAAGCGACATTTGCACTATAATGTATACTAGTGGTACCACTGGAGACCCCAAGGGAGTCATGATTTCTAACAACAGCATTGTCACTTTGATAGCTGGAGTAAAACGCTTATTAGAGAGTGTCAATGAATCG TTGACCATAAATGATGTGTATCTATCATACCTTCCATTGGCCCATATCTTTGATCGTGTTATTGAAGAGTGTTTCATTaatcatggggcttcaattggaTTTTGGCGTGGG GATGTAAAGTTATTAACTGAAGATATAGTGGAGCTTAAGCCAACAATTTTCTGCGCAGTTCCCCGCGTATTAGATAGAATTTATTCAG GTTTGCAACAGAGGATATCCGCAGGGggtttcattaaaaaaaccatgtTTAATCTTGCTTACTCTCT GAAACTACGTCATATGAAAAAGGGTCATAAGCATGCTGAGGCAGCTCCACTGTGTGACAAAGTTGTCTTCAGCaag GTAAAGCAAGGTCTTGGGGGTAATGTAAGGCTTATCTTATCCGGAGCAGCACCTCTTGCCTCCCATGTAGAAGAGTATCTGAGAGTTGTGACATGCTCTTATGTTCTTCAGGGATACG GCTTGACGGAAACTTGTGCTGGTACATTTGTTTCAATACCGGATGAGTTGAATATGCTGGGCACAGTGGGACCTCCAGTGCCTAATGTGGATGTTTGTCTGGAATCTGTTCCTGAAATGGGATACGATGCACTTTCGAACAAACCACGTGGAGAAGTGTGTGTAAGGGGGGATACCCTGTTTTCTGGGTACTACAAACGCGAAGACCTAACCAAAGAAGTCTTTGTTGACGGCTGGTTTCACACAG GTGATGTTGGTGAATGGCAGGCAGATGGCAGCTTGAAAATTATTGATCGTAAGAAGAACATTTTCAAACTCTCACAAGGAGAATATGTTGCAGTAGAGAACTTGGAAAACATCTATGGTCTAGTTTCTGCCATCGACTCG ATATGGGTGTACGGGAACAGCTTCGAGTCTTGCCTTGTTGCTGTAATAAACCCAAGCAAACAAGCAGTGGAGGAATGGGCTGCACAGAATGGTGAATCAGGGGACTTCGAGACCCTCTGTGAAAATCCCAAAGTAAAGCAATACTTTGTTGGAGAGCTTGCAAGGattggaaaagaaaaaaag TTGAAGGGTTTTGAATTCATCAAAGCTGTCCACCTTGATCCAGTTCCATTCGACTTGGAACGAGGCCTTATCACGCCAACGTTCAAGATTAAAAGACCCCAGATGCTCAAGTACTACCAG AATGCTGTTGACGACATGTACAAGAGCTTGAAATAA
- the LOC121784947 gene encoding long chain acyl-CoA synthetase 4-like isoform X3 — translation MAKDKYIVEVEPGKPAKDGKPSTGPVYRSIFAKDGFPAPIPGLDSCWDIFRLSVEKYPNNKMLGRREIVNGKPGKYLWMTYREVYTIVVKIGNSIRSIGIEQGGRCGIYGANSPEWIMSMEACNAHGLYCVPLYDTLGAGAIEFIICHAEVTLAFVEEKKISELLKTFPGAANYLKTIVSFGKATPQQKEEAEKYGVTMYSWDEFLSLGSNKDFELPVKKKSDICTIMYTSGTTGDPKGVMISNNSIVTLIAGVKRLLESVNESLTINDVYLSYLPLAHIFDRVIEECFINHGASIGFWRGDVKLLTEDIVELKPTIFCAVPRVLDRIYSGLQQRISAGGFIKKTMFNLAYSLKLRHMKKGHKHAEAAPLCDKVVFSKVKQGLGGNVRLILSGAAPLASHVEEYLRVVTCSYVLQGYGLTETCAGTFVSIPDELNMLGTVGPPVPNVDVCLESVPEMGYDALSNKPRGEVCVRGDTLFSGYYKREDLTKEVFVDGWFHTGDVGEWQADGSLKIIDRKKNIFKLSQGEYVAVENLENIYGLVSAIDSVHATAMVLTSAFFSRYKFEHVNI, via the exons ATGGCGAAGGACAAGTATATCGTGGAAGTTGAGCCAGGGAAGCCTGCCAAGGACGGAAAGCCGTCGACCGGACCGGTTTATCGGAGCATTTTTGCTAAGGATGGTTTTCCGGCTCCGATTCCCGGACTTGACAGCTGCTGGGATATTTTCCG TTTGTCGGTAGAAAAATATCCCAATAACAAGATGCTTGGTCGCCGTGAAATTGTCAATGGGAAG CCAGGTAAATACTTATGGATGACTTACAGAGAGGTGTACACCATAGTTGTTAAAATTGGTAACTCCATCCGCAGTATTGGCATCGAGCAA GGAGGACGTTGTGGAATCTATGGTGCCAATTCACCTGAGTGGATTATGAGTATGGAG GCATGTAATGCTCATGGACTCTATTGTGTCCCTCTGTATGACACGTTAG GGGCTGGGGCAATTGAGTTCATCATCTGTCATGCTGAAGTCACACTagcctttgtagaagagaaaaagatCTCCGAG CTTTTGAAAACATTTCCAGGTGCAGCAAATTACTTGAAAA CAATTGTAAGCTTTGGGAAGGCTACTCCTCAACAGAAGGAAGAAGCTGAAAAATATGGGGTGACTATGTATTCTTGGGATGAATTTTTGTCACTG GGATCAAATAAGGACTTTGAACTTCCAGTGAAAAAGAAAAGCGACATTTGCACTATAATGTATACTAGTGGTACCACTGGAGACCCCAAGGGAGTCATGATTTCTAACAACAGCATTGTCACTTTGATAGCTGGAGTAAAACGCTTATTAGAGAGTGTCAATGAATCG TTGACCATAAATGATGTGTATCTATCATACCTTCCATTGGCCCATATCTTTGATCGTGTTATTGAAGAGTGTTTCATTaatcatggggcttcaattggaTTTTGGCGTGGG GATGTAAAGTTATTAACTGAAGATATAGTGGAGCTTAAGCCAACAATTTTCTGCGCAGTTCCCCGCGTATTAGATAGAATTTATTCAG GTTTGCAACAGAGGATATCCGCAGGGggtttcattaaaaaaaccatgtTTAATCTTGCTTACTCTCT GAAACTACGTCATATGAAAAAGGGTCATAAGCATGCTGAGGCAGCTCCACTGTGTGACAAAGTTGTCTTCAGCaag GTAAAGCAAGGTCTTGGGGGTAATGTAAGGCTTATCTTATCCGGAGCAGCACCTCTTGCCTCCCATGTAGAAGAGTATCTGAGAGTTGTGACATGCTCTTATGTTCTTCAGGGATACG GCTTGACGGAAACTTGTGCTGGTACATTTGTTTCAATACCGGATGAGTTGAATATGCTGGGCACAGTGGGACCTCCAGTGCCTAATGTGGATGTTTGTCTGGAATCTGTTCCTGAAATGGGATACGATGCACTTTCGAACAAACCACGTGGAGAAGTGTGTGTAAGGGGGGATACCCTGTTTTCTGGGTACTACAAACGCGAAGACCTAACCAAAGAAGTCTTTGTTGACGGCTGGTTTCACACAG GTGATGTTGGTGAATGGCAGGCAGATGGCAGCTTGAAAATTATTGATCGTAAGAAGAACATTTTCAAACTCTCACAAGGAGAATATGTTGCAGTAGAGAACTTGGAAAACATCTATGGTCTAGTTTCTGCCATCGACTCGGTACATGCGACTGCTATGGTGTTAACTTCTGCATTCTTTTCCAGATACAAGTTTGAACATGTCAATATATAG